TTTCACTGTGACAATCAActcatttaaatatttctaacatcttgtttaataaattttatgtgGATTATTCTCAGGTACAATGTAATTTTTACGGTACTGACATACTTTCTGCCAATTGGATCGATGACTTTTACCTACGCCAGAATCGGATTGGAATTATGGGGATCCCAAAGCATCGGTGAAAATACAGCAGGACAATTGGAGAGTATACGAAGTAAACGAAGGGTACGTATTTTCGTTAAAAATTCATATACTCAATCAAGCTGGCAATCAATTatcaatgaaaatgaattgcAACATGAAATATTGTCATCTACAAGTCTACGGTCTctgattttaatttcattgtaacatatcaaaaattaagaattaaaaaacaatgcaaattacttttcacaaaatttcaataataaatcaaatttgttgaaatatcATATAACGAAGTATCATTAAAGTTTGCAATAAgttattaatatgtataaCATCATACGATCCACAAGACCAAAGTTTCCTTAGAATAACAATCTTTCATAAGATTCCAATTTCAATTAACTAACTTTATACAATTTTCACATCGTCTGAGGTTGAATTTTCACACCCTTTTCTACTATGTCTGCCGCAGGACGATAAGACATTCGTGACACATAAAAGGGGCAGTCTAGAGGAAAAGCAAGGAATGTACTTTCAAATCACGTCCTCCTAACGATATTTCATTCATGAACCATTTCTTTATTGACGTTTTATCGTGCATtactaataattttcattcatcTTCACGCACTGATAAAAACGAAGGAAATTGTTCTCGTTCGGTCAGAGTAAGATTTTATCAAGATATAATGTATAGGTAATTCGCTGGGTGTGGCAGAGTAGATATAGCACTCTTTTTAGAGGCACTAGATGACTGACAACAATATATCTTCGATAGCATTTCCACTCCATGTCGTGCCATTGATTAGAGTGTGTCCTCTGAAAGGGTGCTTACTATTTCCGTTCGATTAGCGAATCAAACAAACAAAACGGGAGTGCTGGGTGTCACAAgttctctttttatttcaaaagttAGCActtggaataaatttttattttactatacTCCTAAAAACTCATTTTGTTTTCAATGTTGTTGCGCAACCacttgtatttatttaaagtCAAATTCAGTAAATTAATGTACAGCGGTAAAacttaacattttttatataaaaaaaatgaccagttttataaaaacattaataacgtAATCCCCAGCATGACATACGagttcaaagggttaaagctTGCTCTgcaaatttctaaaaaattacCTTTTGTTAGAATTAAAATGAACTACTAGAGGGAACAAAGGTAAGCTTAGGGATTTTGTATTTTCCACTTAATTCTTCAACGGTTAAACAACGTGTATACTGATAAAGCGGCATCGATCATAGGGACACATACCAGGAGAAGCAATAAAAACACCCTACCAATTAGTTTGAAACGTGAGCCGCAAAAATATCGAAGCTTAGAATTAGAAGGCGAACCGCAAACACGCGAAATGGCATTATGGTGTATCCAAGCGTACGAAGAACATCGGTTCCTGGTTTAAACGTTAAGCCATGCTATAACTTGCAATTAGAAGGTCTTCGAAGTTGCCCTACCTTCTCAGAAACTAGTTTCACTTCCGATACATCGATGCGTCTACCCCTCAACCCTTTCGAGTAACTAGGCTTATAGCTTAGCTGACctcttttgcaaaatttcaacGAGGATGATTCAATGTATAATAAAGGAAGTGCTAACGACACGATAATGAATTAACtatttcgttaattaattttatctcaCCAACAACCCTTCTACTTCGGTAGTTACGATCCCGAAGAGTTACTTAATTATCCACCTAATTTAAAAACTTTCGACTGAAGTTTGAACTCTTAAAAACGACAAAGTGCTAATTTCCTCTAAATTAGCTATTCTCAATAGGGAAGATTAGTTTGTCAGTTTTTGCACCCCTAAATTTAGTACCATTCATACCGCGATTCAGTACTAAATTGCACCTTGTTCAGCAATTACTCTTTCCTAAAAAGCAAGTTTCACTCGATGTAATCAGTGAAACACGATTCAAAGCAAATTCCCTTCGACAAGGAGCTAATGTCCGAAGAAAGTAAagggtaaaaaaaaagaaacggcGTCAGTCGAGCGGTCATTTAATTAAATGGAAGCGATGAGAGTTGGAAAAAGGTTAAGGGAGTATTCCGTGCACAAGTACCTTCTCGTAATCGGAAATCTTCTACAATCCTCCCCTGTGCCCAAGTGGTCCTATTGGATTTCGATTAAGCGACAAAGAGCCTTCGTTTTCCTCTATATGCGGAATTGCTACTCCATCTTTCAGTGTACCGACATGGTATTCTAACAGTTAACGCGAGAAAAGTTCCAATATTTACTGAGAacgaatttaaattgaaatgaagACGGATTGAAACAGAGACAGATTGAAATAGAATTCGAAATCACGTTATCGTGATCTCattaattctttataaaagtgtattttatcttcaattcttttcatttctttacctttaacaaattataattgttatttgtATTTCCTTCATCgatattgataaaattttgagcgaattatttttcaatattcaaCAAAGTAGAATTCTAAAACCTATCGAATAAAGAGAGCGGAAAGATTTTGCAGGTTCCGCGGATaacagaaattttattactgCGATATAGCGTGCAAATACGTAGAACGTACGTGATAAGAAGGAAGCCTTGTAGATTTCTTGGCTAACTTGCAGGAAACCTTTCAAAGACGATTCTCATCTCAATTGCAATTACTAGTCACtaatagaaatgtttaaaatggAGAATTTCATACTGTATTCTTAGCAGTTATtcaaatgttaaataaataaagaatatagGAGACCAAATACAGCAAGTAATTAAGACATCAATTATTAAGGATATgatcaattaattttccaattaaaatttctaattttgtaCCTTACACTGATGTTATTCAAAGTTTACCTTCTCTATTtttactaattatttaattgtacAAAATTTAAGGTACAAATCACCAATAATTCTCAAAACTTTAAACACTTAtgttatttaaaacaaaaaaattctaatataaaAGATGTTTAACCTCCATAAATGAACGAGAAAACAGGAAGCCACTGATAGTACCCACATTCCGTATAATGATATACGAAGGAGCAGTGAGGATCCAGCAACGAAACTATCAAACAATTTCGCTATTTCTCGCGAGAATTCCAGGGTGAGAAAAGTGAGGAGCTAAAGGCATCAAGGTGGAAATGGCCCGAGGGCATCGACGACCTCGTAAAATACGAATGTGCCCCGGAAGTCTAGTTACACGAACAAACACGGATAGTCCGGTTGGCAGAGATTTTCTCGACGATGAAGCTAAGCGTTTCAATAGGAGAGTGTCAGGAAATAGTGTGTTCATTCTGTGGCGTGTACataatgatacaattttaCAGACGAGTTGTTTCGCAAACCAAAGTCAAACAATGACGAGCGAATTCCGCGGGACAAAGTTTAAAATAGACTTCTACGCTATCAGAACGTTACTTTCCAGATGGTCGATTAACTTCTTTTCAACTTTGTTATTCTTCTCCCTTAAACTGCTTACGTTTACTTATCTACTTGTTCCTTTATATCGTTACGAGAAGATTGTCAATTTAATTgtgaaacaaaagaaaacgATCTGATTGCATGAAACTGTAAGTAGCATAAAGTCTCTCCAAGTTTCGGTACAacagtttatttttatttaattttttatgtttactgagttgataaaaatttcagttgcGTGGACTAATTCTGTCAATAACAATCGCGTCAAAAGCTCATTGTCAGTATTTTGTTGATATTCGtcgaaaaataacaaattgaaACAAGCAGATGATTGAAGTTTTGAAATCTGAAGgcattataattaaaattttctattacgAGTGTGAATCAAATACTAATCGgaattgtttgtaaaatattcTTGTTTCAGGTTGTAAAAATGATGATCGTGGTGGTGGTCATATTCGCGGTATGCTGGTTACCATTTCACGTGTATTTCATCATAGTTTCATATTTTCCTGAGATCACGAACAAACCATACATCCAAGAGGTTTTCTTAGGCATCTACTGGCTCGCGATGTCTAACAGCATGTACAATCCCATAATCTACTGCTGGATGAATTCCAGgtaaaatgttattttcaaaCGACACGTAAGTACCTTTAAATAATGCTCTAATATCTAGGGACGATCATTAATTGATAACGTTACAGCGTGACACAAAGTATCTTAAAAAGATACAAGTTCTAAGAAAGTCGTTGAAAAATTAAGTTCGACGTTTGCAGCATTTAATTTAGAGCGAatttaattgattaaaaaGTTCTTTAACGCGAATACTTTGTAACAAAAGTTTCCTAGTTTCCTTACATTAAAACACCGATAATTACGTTCTCTCCTGGTGTAAATCTTTtagtaatattataaaaaacaattcggaaagagaaaagttgtttaataaaaattttaaatgaacgATAGTGTATCTACtcgtttgttttattaaaaattagtgATGGCCTAATACAAGGTACAACTTTAACAGTACTCGCCACGTTCTCAAGTGaacaacaaaataattaatcggtttatgattttaatttacacAACCATGTGGAATATCCATTTAAACAGACATTTTAATTGCGGTCAGTTTCATTGCATGATATACATGAAACAACCGCACGGACCATCGAAGGCAAACCCAGATAACATTGTTTCGCCTGTAAACTGAATGAAACTGGTGCCAGATGATTGATTTGAAAATAACCATTTACCAAAATCCCTTTACACGTCATGCACAGATATTGTTTCTGAACAATTTGCGTTTTCAGCGTCATCATATAATTCTCGACAATCTATTCCTAACCAACGATATTTTCACATCAATGAACAATACATACGAAACATTAATCAGTATTCCCGTCTAAAGGACTTGCAAGTACCTCAAAGTCATCAAACGAGGTGgacgaatatttttaaaataaaatttctaaaattcctATGAATTGCTCTAAATGAGACTAATTTATATTTCCATAATTAAAGATCTAAAGAAAATTATGATTTTTCGATCGAAACTTAACTAAATTAAGAACAGTATTGTCGACCCTAGTTTTCCCTCGAAAGATGAAGAACAAAGAAAGATCCTTTCGCCGAAATCAACACGCATTCTAACTTACCGAATTTGACCCTTTTTACGCCTTCCAGATTTCGACGAGGATTCGCTCGCTTTTTCTCCTGGTGTCCCGGGGTGAACGTGCCAGCAGAGCCCTCGTTATCGCGATCAGAAGCGCTAACATCTCGCTACAGCTGCACCGGAAGCCCTCAAACGCACACCCGGATATCACGGAACGGTACGTCCTCCTGCACCTCCTTGGAACGTCCTTGCACCACATCGTCCACGACACCCACGAGCGAGTCATGCTTCGAACACGACGATGCCCACACGAACGCACGAAATTCTTACATAGATTTGCACGTGCTCACCAACAGCCTCGTTGTTGGTGAGACCAATGTCGATGCGAGCCGCGAGACGTAATAACAAGAACTGAACGGCCTGACCGAACGTATGTTATTGCGACGAGAACTGGCTTAcgtgaatgaaaaaaaaaaatacaaatcgGATTTGTTGACTTTACGAAGGCGAATGTTACATGGACTCGGAATTGTGTAGAACGATCGGAATTAAACTAGGAGTGTACGGATACGTTTCTGTTGAAGATGCCTTAGAGTCGAGACGGATCGAAGAAAATCTGATAAATTCTGTTAGGGATCCGAAAGTTATCAGAATTCATAAGAACTGCTCAGGTTCTTAAATTATCGGGATTTTCGGATCATAGGAATCACTTAAGAACTGAAGATATAGTATTGGATTGAGTCTAGCTGATacttaatttttgaaaaatcgatGCGGCGCTTTTCtgcttaaataaaaataaaaaataaactcAATTTGGTAGTTTATAAAAACTGCCATATTTCAACAGTTCCTCTGTATTATTACAAATCAGATCAACTTTTGCCGATTCAAACTTTCAGTATCTACCCTAGAAGTTTCATACGGACTTCGATAATTTCCGGATCACGCGTCGAAACTTCCGGTATCCGAAACATTTTGGCTGCATGACACGCTTTTGTGTCTCTATTCGACCTAAAACTTTCGGATACCCGCATACTCCTAGTCATTACACTTCAGGGcctaaaatattcattttgaTAAGttgtatttttgtatatttaattttactaacattcttttcataaatattttgtactGCAGCTGTTATAAATTATGTTCTATATGTGTTCGTGTATTAATTCTAtgatttttatcatttctttgTAATTTCATAGCTAAGTAAGaagtatttataatttttatgtgTTTGAAAGTTTAAATACAGATTGATTTACTGCATAACAGGGTACACATTTTAGGCCCTGGCACCACCTTTCATTGGACGTTATTCAAAACTCATGAACAACATATGGGAGCTTGAAGTTATGTTATACgaatattgaagaaaaaagaacaaaaaaatgaggtagaagaaattgaattttgtgATAATAATGTACCAGTTGTAGCTTTACACGAGGGTGCAACATAGGCTTCTTTTGGTTAGGCTTTCCCTAAGCCCTTCCTAAAATCATATTCTAATGGTGGAGGGTTCATCCTCCTATACGTACCCTTACCAAGAGGGTAGGTTTTTCATAGGTTTTCCCAAAATTGAAAGCAAACGATGTAAAACTCTTTTCCCTGCTCTTACCTTTAACTAAAGGAAGCCTACTTTGCACTTGAATATGCACTAAATTCAACTATTCTAATGCTTAAACCTAGTAAGGTTTATTCGAGAGTCCTTGTTACTTTGCCTCATCTTAAAATCATTACCCTAAAAGGAACAAAAATTGCACTAccaaaaaataaacaaaagcaTCATTCACAAACACTTCCAATCCCTATCTCCTACATAACAATGAATGAATCGATATCCACACACATACAAtctttgtattatatttgaatGCTCTATCTTAGAAATCGATTCGAAAGAAACGATGTGTCGACGCAAACAAGCCCTATTTCTAATTTCAATAGGCACGGCACGAATACCTTTGTACCAGCAATCATCGAGGGGAGGGAACGATCGATTTTTGGCCCATCATCGTGGGAGAAAATGGAAAACCTCGCAGACCAAGGGTCACGTGTCTTgacaagaggaggaaaatccTGAACAACAACGAGTACATACCTGGATATAAGAGTAACATATCCTATGCAGCGGACCTCTTCAAGATTCATCCTCGATGCAACTGAAATAAAGGATCGAGGAGGATGGAATGTGGTGATTGAAACGAAAGCTCAAAT
The genomic region above belongs to Osmia bicornis bicornis chromosome 9, iOsmBic2.1, whole genome shotgun sequence and contains:
- the LOC114883111 gene encoding tachykinin-like peptides receptor 99D isoform X1 translates to MQALDVFVNSTSDPWNITLWTDDYGYYNNTTDTDLQQRNQFILPWWRQMIWTLLFAGMIIVATGGNLIVIWIVLAHKRMRTVTNYFLVNLSIADAMVSTLNVTFNYIYMLNSHWPFGTLYCKICQFIAVLTICASVFTLMAISIDRYMAIMNPLRPHMGRRATLCVAIVIWIVGAILSLPMLLFYTTYTQNFANGEVRVICYGDFPNKDQDGLSYGEYLYNVIFTVLTYFLPIGSMTFTYARIGLELWGSQSIGENTAGQLESIRSKRRVVKMMIVVVVIFAVCWLPFHVYFIIVSYFPEITNKPYIQEVFLGIYWLAMSNSMYNPIIYCWMNSRFRRGFARFFSWCPGVNVPAEPSLSRSEALTSRYSCTGSPQTHTRISRNGTSSCTSLERPCTTSSTTPTSESCFEHDDAHTNARNSYIDLHVLTNSLVVGETNVDASRET